ACTTTAACATGCATGTGACACACCGGGTTCAGCCTGGCTGACCCGGCCCCCTACAATAAGGACGATGAAAATGAAAAAACTCGCAACCTTGATCTCTGCTGCTCTTCTTTCTTCAACCGTTTCTGTTTCAGCTCAGGCTCAGGACACTGTCGCTATCGTGCTCTCGACGCTGAACAACCCGTTTTTTGTATCGATGAAAGATGGCGCTGAAGCCAAAGCACAGGAGCTGGGTTACAACCTGATTGTGCTTGATTCACAAAATGACCCGAGCAAAGAGCTGTCGAACGTGGAAGACCTGACTGTTCGTGGTGTGAAAGCGATCCTGATTAACCCAACGGATTCTGATGCGGTTTCCAATGCGATTCGCATTGCCAACAATTCCAACATTCCGGTTCTGACGCTGGATCGTGGCGCAAGCCGTGGGAAAGTGGTCAGCCACATTGCTTCTGACAACGTGGTTGGCGGCGAAATGGCCGGTCACTACATCATGGAAAAAGTGGGTGAGAAGGCAAAAGTGATTCAGCTGGAAGGTATTGCCGGTACGTCTGCAGCGCGTGAGCGTGGCGAAGGTTTCATGAACGCAGTGAACGGCAGCGAAATGCAGCTGATGGCGAGCCAGCCTGCTGACTTCGATCGTACGAAAGGCCTGAACGTAATGGAAAACCTGCTGGCAGCTAACCCGGATGTCCAGGCTGTATTCGCCCAGAACGATGAGATGGCGCTGGGCGCACTACGCGCAGTTCAGGCATCAGGTAAAGACGTTGTCATCGTCGGCTTTGACGGTACTGACGATGGCATCGCCGCGGTGAAACGTGGCAAACTGGCCGCAACTGTGGCTCAGCAACCGGATCTGATTGGTGCGCTTGGCGTAGAAACGGCTGACCAGGTACTGAAAGGTGAACAAGTGGATGAATACATTCCGGTCCCGCTGAAAATCATCGCTGAATAATTCGCGTTGATTGAACGTCACTGCTCTCCCTGTAGGGGAGAGCAGTACAGACAGCTTTAATGCTTTTAAAGCGGCCAAATACTCAGATATACCGGCGTATATGACCGCTTGGTGATCGGTCGGTTGTGCAGCACACTGAAGCATTAAATCTCTCTGTTTCTCAATCATCTATCTATTTTTTTACTTCCTATAAGACTGAGGATAACC
This Vibrio ostreae DNA region includes the following protein-coding sequences:
- the rbsB gene encoding ribose ABC transporter substrate-binding protein RbsB: MKKLATLISAALLSSTVSVSAQAQDTVAIVLSTLNNPFFVSMKDGAEAKAQELGYNLIVLDSQNDPSKELSNVEDLTVRGVKAILINPTDSDAVSNAIRIANNSNIPVLTLDRGASRGKVVSHIASDNVVGGEMAGHYIMEKVGEKAKVIQLEGIAGTSAARERGEGFMNAVNGSEMQLMASQPADFDRTKGLNVMENLLAANPDVQAVFAQNDEMALGALRAVQASGKDVVIVGFDGTDDGIAAVKRGKLAATVAQQPDLIGALGVETADQVLKGEQVDEYIPVPLKIIAE